One window of the Actinomycetota bacterium genome contains the following:
- a CDS encoding acyl-CoA synthetase — MEFNLADLFECVVDAVPDRVALVCGDRRLTYRDLDERANRLAHHLRSAGVKPGEHVGMYLYNSTEYVEGMLACVKIRAVPVNVNYRYVEGELRYLFTDADLVALLHQRELSPRIAAVRSEVPKLRHLIVVDDASGADISGLGSVLYDEAIGAASPAREFAPRSPDDLFIIYTGGTTGMPKGVMWRQEDIFFTAMGGGNPLGEPISEPEQLGENALKRDPPLVQFAVPPLIHGAAQLGVFIGMFWGDKVVLQHRFDPANAWDLVERERVNSMTLVGDAMARPLAEVLVTSPKERDLSSLIVLSSAGAVLSDAVKDQIRANVPNVMVMENFGATETGHQGMEAVGAEKPASGLRFMMKPTTTVLDDDLQPVAAGSGVVGRVALKGRIPLGYYNDPEKTAKTFFEIRGERWVLPGDMGTIDADGTVIVFGRGSMCINSGGEKIYPEEVEAAVKAHPDVYDAVIVGVPDERWGERVAAIIQPREGKAPTLESVQEHCRARIAGYKVPRVVYLVDQMVRHPSGKPDYPWARGIAAGPAT; from the coding sequence GTGGAGTTCAACCTCGCCGACCTATTCGAGTGTGTCGTCGACGCGGTCCCCGATCGCGTCGCGTTGGTCTGCGGCGACCGCCGCCTGACCTACCGGGACCTCGACGAGCGCGCGAACCGCCTCGCGCATCACTTGCGGTCCGCCGGCGTGAAGCCCGGCGAGCACGTCGGCATGTACCTCTACAACTCAACCGAGTACGTCGAGGGCATGCTGGCCTGCGTCAAGATCCGCGCGGTCCCGGTCAACGTGAACTACCGCTACGTCGAGGGCGAGCTGCGTTACCTCTTCACCGACGCCGACCTGGTCGCGCTGCTGCACCAGCGTGAGCTTTCGCCGCGCATCGCCGCCGTCCGGTCCGAGGTCCCCAAGCTCCGGCATCTCATCGTCGTCGACGACGCGAGCGGCGCCGACATCTCGGGGCTGGGGTCGGTGCTCTACGACGAGGCGATCGGCGCCGCGTCGCCGGCGCGCGAGTTCGCGCCGCGCTCGCCAGACGATCTGTTCATCATCTACACCGGCGGCACGACCGGCATGCCCAAGGGCGTGATGTGGCGTCAGGAAGACATCTTCTTCACCGCGATGGGCGGCGGGAACCCGCTCGGCGAGCCGATCTCCGAGCCCGAGCAGCTCGGCGAGAACGCGCTCAAGCGCGACCCGCCGCTCGTGCAGTTCGCGGTGCCGCCGCTGATCCACGGCGCCGCGCAGCTCGGCGTGTTCATCGGGATGTTCTGGGGCGACAAGGTCGTTCTGCAGCATCGCTTCGACCCGGCGAACGCCTGGGATCTCGTCGAGCGCGAGCGCGTGAACTCGATGACGCTGGTCGGCGACGCGATGGCGCGTCCGTTGGCCGAGGTGCTCGTCACCTCGCCGAAGGAGCGCGACCTCTCCTCGCTGATCGTGCTGAGCTCCGCCGGCGCCGTGCTCTCCGACGCCGTCAAGGATCAGATCCGCGCCAACGTCCCCAATGTCATGGTGATGGAGAACTTCGGTGCCACCGAGACCGGCCACCAAGGCATGGAGGCCGTCGGCGCGGAGAAACCAGCCAGCGGCCTGCGTTTCATGATGAAGCCCACGACGACCGTGCTCGACGACGATCTGCAGCCGGTCGCGGCCGGCTCCGGCGTCGTGGGTCGCGTCGCACTCAAGGGCCGCATCCCGCTCGGTTACTACAACGACCCCGAGAAGACCGCCAAGACGTTCTTCGAGATCCGCGGCGAGCGCTGGGTGCTCCCCGGCGACATGGGCACGATCGACGCCGACGGAACGGTGATCGTGTTCGGCCGGGGCTCGATGTGCATCAACTCCGGCGGCGAGAAGATCTACCCCGAGGAGGTCGAGGCCGCCGTCAAGGCACACCCCGACGTCTACGACGCCGTGATCGTCGGCGTGCCCGACGAGCGCTGGGGTGAGCGCGTCGCCGCGATCATCCAACCGCGCGAGGGCAAGGCGCCGACCCTCGAGAGCGTCCAGGAGCACTGCCGCGCGAGGATCGCCGGCTACAAGGTGCCGCGCGTCGTGTACCTCGTCGACCAGATGGTCCGTCATCCGTCCGGAAAGCCCGACTATCCGTGGGCGCGCGGCATCGCCGCCGGCCCCGCCACATAG
- a CDS encoding nitronate monooxygenase family protein, whose protein sequence is MHTPVCDMLGIEFPIFAFSHCRDVVAAVSKAGGMGVLGAVAFAPDQLEVELAWIDEHVDGKPYGVDVVIPAKYEGASFNASNIVEELQKQIPERHKQFVEDLLDKHHVPKLPADDAAPSPLLGWTDATARPQLEVCFKHPISLLVNALGPPPEDVVEEAHSRGVKVAALVGRADQALRQKEVGVDIIVAQGTEAGGHTGEVATMVLVPEVVDAVFPTPVLAAGGIGSGRQMAAGMALGAQGVWTGSIWLTVAEADTPPVSKEKLLAASSRDTVRSRAMTGKPARQLRTAWTEAWDAEDSPGPLPMPLQWMLTADAQHRMFRYQPRELTGFPVGQIVGSMNEVRPAREVVYDLVTECAETLERLKGLLEE, encoded by the coding sequence ATGCACACGCCGGTCTGCGACATGCTCGGCATCGAGTTCCCGATCTTCGCGTTCAGTCACTGTCGCGACGTGGTCGCCGCCGTGAGCAAAGCCGGCGGCATGGGCGTGCTCGGCGCGGTCGCCTTCGCGCCCGACCAGCTCGAGGTCGAGCTGGCATGGATCGACGAGCACGTCGACGGCAAACCGTACGGGGTGGACGTCGTGATCCCGGCGAAGTACGAGGGCGCTTCGTTCAACGCCTCGAACATCGTGGAGGAGCTGCAGAAGCAGATCCCTGAACGCCATAAGCAGTTCGTCGAGGACCTGCTCGACAAGCATCACGTCCCCAAGCTGCCCGCCGATGACGCCGCGCCCTCGCCGCTGCTCGGCTGGACCGACGCGACCGCGCGCCCGCAGCTCGAGGTGTGCTTCAAGCACCCGATCTCGCTGCTGGTCAACGCGCTCGGACCGCCGCCCGAGGATGTCGTCGAGGAGGCGCACTCGCGCGGCGTGAAGGTCGCGGCGCTCGTGGGCCGGGCCGACCAGGCGCTGCGTCAGAAGGAGGTCGGCGTCGACATCATCGTCGCGCAAGGCACCGAGGCCGGCGGTCACACGGGCGAGGTCGCCACGATGGTGCTCGTACCCGAGGTGGTCGATGCCGTCTTCCCAACGCCGGTGCTCGCCGCCGGCGGGATCGGGAGCGGCCGGCAGATGGCGGCCGGCATGGCACTGGGAGCGCAGGGCGTGTGGACCGGTTCGATCTGGCTGACCGTTGCCGAGGCCGACACGCCCCCGGTCTCGAAGGAGAAGCTGCTGGCCGCGTCGTCCCGCGACACCGTGCGTTCGCGGGCGATGACGGGCAAGCCGGCTCGCCAGTTGCGGACGGCGTGGACCGAGGCCTGGGACGCCGAGGACTCGCCGGGCCCGCTGCCGATGCCGCTGCAGTGGATGCTGACCGCCGACGCGCAGCACCGGATGTTCCGCTACCAGCCTCGGGAGCTGACGGGGTTCCCGGTGGGGCAGATCGTCGGGAGCATGAATGAGGTTCGCCCCGCCCGCGAGGTGGTATACGACCTGGTAACCGAATGCGCGGAGACCTTGGAGCGGCTCAAGGGCCTTCTGGAAGAGTAG
- a CDS encoding DUF983 domain-containing protein, translating into MRGDLGAAQGPSGRVEVSPWRALLRGLTRRCPQCGRGKLFRRWFTLAERCPRCGLVFEREEGAFLGSLAINYGVTGVSTIATVGVMLARSLPDPSIFTITASAILMTLFLPLLFYPFAKTTWAAIDLLMHRSRGRHETPAPERPRSG; encoded by the coding sequence ATGCGCGGAGACCTTGGAGCGGCTCAAGGGCCTTCTGGAAGAGTAGAGGTCTCACCCTGGCGTGCGCTTCTCCGGGGGCTGACGCGACGATGCCCGCAGTGCGGTCGGGGGAAGCTGTTCCGCCGTTGGTTCACGCTCGCCGAGCGATGTCCCCGCTGCGGGCTTGTCTTCGAGCGCGAGGAAGGCGCTTTCCTCGGCTCCCTCGCGATCAACTACGGGGTCACCGGCGTGAGCACGATCGCGACCGTCGGCGTGATGCTGGCGCGGTCGCTTCCCGACCCGTCCATCTTCACGATCACCGCCTCGGCCATCCTGATGACGCTCTTCCTGCCGCTCCTCTTCTATCCGTTCGCGAAGACCACCTGGGCGGCGATCGACCTCCTGATGCACCGTAGCCGGGGGCGACATGAAACCCCGGCTCCGGAACGCCCGAGGTCAGGGTGA
- a CDS encoding DUF1059 domain-containing protein — translation MQWQVTCECGYRVNGTQEEVVATIQEHGRAAHGRDLTSEQVMAIAVPHG, via the coding sequence ATGCAGTGGCAGGTCACGTGTGAATGCGGATACCGCGTCAACGGCACACAGGAAGAGGTGGTCGCCACCATCCAGGAGCACGGCCGCGCCGCCCACGGCCGCGACCTGACGAGCGAACAGGTCATGGCCATCGCGGTTCCCCACGGGTAG